The nucleotide window TGAAAGGTTGAGGTGAGGAGGAAAACATCACTTTCTGTGCTTCTCGTCTTTGTCTCCGCCTTTAGTGCCGTTATCTGAGTGACTGTTTGGGTTGTTGTTGAGGTACATTTTGTCCATGGCTTTGATCGCCTCGGTCAGATAGTTCTGGAGGGCCGTGACGGCCGCGCACAGCGCCGGGGTCCCGAAACCGTGCGAGATGAGACTGAAGTGGGTCAAACAGCTTTGGATTCCCGGTTCGAGGATGGGCTGCGGCCGAGAGTTCCCCAGGGGCGAGCGGTCTTGGGACAGCAGGTCTGTGAACTCCTTGCAGACTTGCCtttggagaggagaggaggagggaaggggcagagatagaaaaaaaaatgttttagtgacCAAGTCCTACATTATTGTTACccgataaaataaaataaaaataaaacatgaaatcatAGACGGCATACTTTCAAAGTAATTAGCCCTGCGGTTTTAAATCGGGAAATGGCTCGAGGCAAGTCCAACCCTGACGTAAGCTTCCTAAATCAATTGATTTCAACCTTTCATCTCCATATAtctaaagggggaaaaaagcccgTGCCGTTCAGGTATTCACGTTTTCCGAACGCCAACGTCAGGAAATGGAACTAAAGACaggtaaaattaaaattaaaaataatatttctttattttttatttttcttataatgtttttaataaatacacaaactgAATAATTACAAACGCAAATAACGAATAGTTGGCGAGAGGTTGGTTTTCTAAAAGCGCGACAAACCAGGGCCCTCGACGGAGGTTCCGTGATGCTCCGCACCACGTGACAATGGCCGCCTATCTTCGGGGTCCCCGTGATAAGCTGTTATGGCTGACAGCTGTTTGATTATGGCAGCCCATCACCGGTATTAAACGCCGGCCTCTGCTGCTCTGAGCCTTGAAAGGAATCCCCTCTCACTGAAAGCGCGATAAACAGCTGCGTAAATAAAACGCGGAAGTCGATGGGCATTgaaggaaaagcaaaaaaaaaaaaaaaaaaaaaaaaaaaaaactcagtgaGCATCAATATGTGCAGATTATTCATAATCTATAGTTGGTAATCAAGTGATCGGttgccttttaaaaataaagaaaacgaTAAATGTAATCACAAGCAGCtacaaagtattttaaattattaatcgGTTGGCTTCCGATTGTCACTATCTGCGTGATGCGTCAGCGTGAAGCGTGCGTTTGCTTAGTTTTCTGAGTaagtgcatgcgtgtgtgtgtgtgtgcgtgcgtgcgtgcgtgggTGCGCATGCAAGGTGCCAAATGAACACGCAGCTTTAGCCACGCACTGGGCACAGACCGAGACAGTGAGACCGGCGATGATAACACTTACTTCGTGGCCAACAGCATGTTTTTTCTTTGGACTTGTTCGTTTGGGTCGGAATGCTGACGGTTTACATATTCAGCTACTGCCTTGGCTGGAAACTCGGTCTCGCATACATAACCGAAGTCCCTGGCAAGATGCACCGCTTCGCCTGCGaggaaaagggagaaaaaaaaaacgtaaaacatGAGGTTGAAAGGgcgggttttttttattattatttgtttacttttttttaactcatgaAACATGGTCACATCAATATACTGAGAGGTTTGGACGATTAATCTGATCTGAATTGCCGAACGCCCGTTGTGCTTTATGCGTTAAGACAGTGGGGTTGTGGCACCTGCGCATTTCCAACGAcactggtggtggtggtgatgatgatgataacaacaataaacgcccggaaataaaaaataaataaataaatatatatcgAAGGAGCCCCCAGGAGCTGTCATTACAGGTCAAATTCTTCAGGAGGAGGAAAAACTAAGTGGAAACGAAATATGCTTAACACCATGTCATTGATTACCAACATTACTGAAAGGCTCGCTCATGCATCGGGAAGCGTGTTTCCTGTGGCCAAATCCCATGTAGCTATTCCACCTATGAAAATTGGCGTTGTCATTCCGTCCTCTCCTCCCCAAAAGTCTTTGGCTTTAATCCACTAGAGCAGttgattttttaattatttatttatttttttcccagaagAACGCATGCGTCAAGTGAACATGAGAGCTTGACTCCAGTAGACTGTTTTCCATAAAATGGAGCCATCGTGAACAATGAAAACACATAACACTCCCAATTTGTCATCCATCCTCTGTCGCGCCACCTTTcacaatcaaacatttctcccAGGCAAACCATAATACCAATGTAGCAGGGCCGCATCCGGATTGTTTTAAAACGGTGTCCAGACCAGGATTGGGGGGCAAGGTGGGCGGGGCTTATTTACTTCAACACCAAAAGCCATACTGGCATTTTGGAAGTTGCATCATGCTGCAGGCGATGGCCGGTCAGCAAAGTGAGTATAAGGATTGAAATCTGATGTTATTCCCATGGTTTAAGGTCATTACATTTTTGGTGTCAGAGAATGTtctagggtgaccatattttttttttctttagcttcACAGACTATGGCAACGCCGCCTTTTTTCTTGCTGCACACAGCCGGGAAGCTGGCTGAAAGCAGACGGCTGCAGGCATCCTCCGTTTACAAAACAAGAGAAATCCGGAACAGAACAGATAGCCCCAGCAAATAAATAAGCTGCTGACCTCAGCTCGGAACACTCCTTGTTTTGTCCTTTAAAGAGCAGAGCCACTAAAAGGGGACAGAATTCTATAGTGCAGTATAATTAAAAACTACAACATTTAATAGATGCTTTTGATATGTTGTTTGCTGCGTTCTATGCGTAAAATTCAACGCATCAAGAAGTGGAGCCAGATAGCAATAAGCAAgcatataattattattattccaacCAAATATGGTAGCCTTTTTTTGCAGTTCTCTGAACAAACATTGATTTTCTTCTGTAAATAAGAACAATTAGGCCATACCATCCAATTTTGTTTCAAATTGTTTCAAAGGCAAAACATAGTTACAAAATGTTAAAGTGAATACATAAATAAGAATTGGCACCAACTGAACAACTTTACCTGTCCTATATTAGAACATGCATTTCtatgaggcttgtttgtcagattaaaagtaccttttgagggaaaaaaagcaacctTTAAGCCggtattaaatatatttattattaagccccccccccccccccccccccccccatttctgcatgaaaaattttctttttgattggtctgatgcaatattgtaattttaaatgctgtgtttttattagctgggggtgggggaaaaaatatcagaattaacagaaataaaggctttaaaaatattcagcCTGTGTTAACCTATATAATGTGTATCCCTTGGTGAATtgtgttactgaaataaatgaacttttcaatattgTTCTAGTTTATTGAATATGCCTGTATGGTGGCCACAGATTTATAGGGATGCACATTACCCTCCTTGTCCTCCCCCTTCTTGGTAGCGTCACTGTACGTGCAGCAAATTTCTGCGAAGCCATCCGAATATTGCATTTAGTCCTGGTCTGCAACAATGATTAACTGGTTTGGGACCAATGAACCATCGCGGGGCTTTCACCTTTTAGGAAACCAGCAGCACACCAAAATACCACCGCACTGAATTAATAAGGCTCCACTCTGCGAGCGGAATGGATTTATCCAGTCGCGTAAAAAAGGCATCTCTTTTGCCCACCGTAATTGCCTAATTTATTCTTTAATAGGCCCCCAAAACATACAGCTCCCAATAGGTCAGCGCATGCAGCgccattttttcttcttcttcttcttcttttgcatGCGGCACAAATCTTCACTGAAACACCAAACGCACGGCGGGGGAAGCTATTGAcgaaaagaattttaaaaatccaCCCCGCCATGGACTGCTATATATCCAGACTGTATTAATGTTTGAAGCAACACGGGGTTGGTAAATCAATCGACTTCTCATCCATGAGGTGAAAGAGCCTCAGCAGTGCCCAATAAACAAGCAGCACTCAATAATTAACCGGACTTCAACACAAATTAATCCAGTGGATAAACTAGGCCAGGCGCGGACCTGCGAGCGCACGCTCCAGGAAGCGGAGGGCCAACGCTGCAGAGCCGCTACAATCACCAGCACCCTTCACTGTGCTGCGTGTACATGTGGGGGTCTCTTTCACTCTtcacgcgcgcgcgcacacacacacgcacacacacacgcgcgcgcacacatcCTTCATGCTTTATTACTTGCGAGGCAAAGTCGGTCCACATTACACGGATGAGCGCATATGCTGATTTCCAACACAGAGAatgagagagcgagagagagagagcgagagaggggTGGCAAATATTTGTTCTCCCTTTTTTAAAAGTACCTGATATCGCgggagcaaaaaaaataaatgaaataaaaatcaataaatatatattttaaaaagcgtCATTTGCGAGCACTGGACTTACCTTCGACTAGTGACGTCAGCAAGGTGACGTTGGCTGCCTTGCGTCTGCCCGCAGGTAGATTCAACCCGATTTTGTCCAACTTCTCCCTCAAGGATCTCCCCCCGTTCTTAGACTTGGCCCTGTGACGTGGAAACAGAGCagattgttttggtttttttcttgcttttgctCGGAACGGGCATGGATCAAGATGGCGAGCGACACAAACATTGATCCAGATcatgaggggaggggggggggggggggagacaaaagTATATAACCTATGCTGCGGATGCTATCACCTCGCTGCCGCGTTCGTTTGAGAGCTCCGGCGCAAACAATAAATAACGCCCAAGGAGCCTCATCACCAGCAGACAAATacagcgcaaaaaaaaaaaaaaaaaaaaatgaataaataaagtccTGCTTAATAGGCAGCGCTATTACTGGCTGCGTGTCTGCACCACTTCAGCAGACAGTTCACCAGAGACCAATGTTTTCATGTGTAATGCCTTCACTGGGCCTACAGAGCATGGGGCTTGAAACAGACTAGGCCTACATTAATttgagagagtgagagagagagagagagagagagagagagagagagagagagagagagagagagagagagagagagagagagagagagagagagagagagctatggGAAGTTAATATGGAATTTAACAGACCCCTCCTGCTTTAAATGCAGGAGCTAGGTGTCATGGTTGGTCGATTTTAATTATTCTTGGTacagaggagggagagagagagagagttggagaggagagagagcgcGCAAACGCGCACAcaggtagagagagagagagagaaagagagagagaggtggagagatttttgcaggtttttttttttttattgcacaaaCTCACCTTCTCAGCACCCCGCCCAGCAGAGAGGCGTTGAGGCACTCGGGCGGCGAGAGGCGTCTCTGCACCTCCGCCACCGTGACCTTGTACTTTGATGTGGAGCTGAGGAGGGACAGGCGACCCGGAACCGAGCAGAACACCTCGTTCGGGTTGACCACTCCTCCGAAAAGACCGTCCTTATTTACGGGGATGGCGGAGACGCTGTTGTTCTTGGATAAAGACACTGGACCTATAGCCCGGGGAAGAAGAGGCGGGCGGGGagtgagggagggagggatggatggatggagggagggaaggagggaggcaGAGAGGAGGGGAGGAATAGGggtgagacagagagaaagaaatcGTGCTCAGTGAATTTCATGCAATGCAGAGCCTTAACTAAATGAGAAGGGGAGACGTATAGGCCCCGGTTATAGAGTTGGGCAAAAATACACGAGTAcactttgtaaataataataataataataataataataaaatgttttgccaaAACTCAGTATATGTATTTCTAACACAAACGAGTCAGTATGTATGACACAGCGggcaccaccagcagcagcagccgtgcGCTGAAACGGCGCAGTTGAtttgatgtatttatttattgtgactCGCCAAAATAACAAGAGATATTTCATAAGGTCTACCTAGTCCGGCCTATCTCctgtatcaaaaaaaaaaaaaacacacacacacacacacacacacacacaatctgcCGGGCGTGTGAATTCACAccgggtggggtggggggaaggGGGAGAAGGCTTTACACCGTTTTGGTGTGCAGTAACCGGAGACAAAGGAGGGAACTGTGCGC belongs to Fundulus heteroclitus isolate FHET01 unplaced genomic scaffold, MU-UCD_Fhet_4.1 scaffold_9.2, whole genome shotgun sequence and includes:
- the tfap2a gene encoding transcription factor AP-2-alpha isoform X2, with the protein product MKMLWKLTDNIKYEDCEDRHDGTSNGTARLPQLGGVGQSPYTSAPPLSHTPNSDFQPPYFPPPYQPIYPQSQDPYSHVNDPYSLNSLHAQQQSQHPGWPGQRQGQESGLLHQHRSLPHQLCREYRREVLLPSGHGIDTGLSDSIPIHGIPHPLDDVQPVEDQGIHIPDQTVIKKGPVSLSKNNSVSAIPVNKDGLFGGVVNPNEVFCSVPGRLSLLSSTSKYKVTVAEVQRRLSPPECLNASLLGGVLRRAKSKNGGRSLREKLDKIGLNLPAGRRKAANVTLLTSLVEGEAVHLARDFGYVCETEFPAKAVAEYVNRQHSDPNEQVQRKNMLLATKQVCKEFTDLLSQDRSPLGNSRPQPILEPGIQSCLTHFSLISHGFGTPALCAAVTALQNYLTEAIKAMDKMYLNNNPNSHSDNGTKGGDKDEKHRK
- the tfap2a gene encoding transcription factor AP-2-alpha isoform X1 produces the protein MKMLWKLTDNIKYEDCEMLVHSFSAMDRHDGTSNGTARLPQLGGVGQSPYTSAPPLSHTPNSDFQPPYFPPPYQPIYPQSQDPYSHVNDPYSLNSLHAQQQSQHPGWPGQRQGQESGLLHQHRSLPHQLCREYRREVLLPSGHGIDTGLSDSIPIHGIPHPLDDVQPVEDQGIHIPDQTVIKKGPVSLSKNNSVSAIPVNKDGLFGGVVNPNEVFCSVPGRLSLLSSTSKYKVTVAEVQRRLSPPECLNASLLGGVLRRAKSKNGGRSLREKLDKIGLNLPAGRRKAANVTLLTSLVEGEAVHLARDFGYVCETEFPAKAVAEYVNRQHSDPNEQVQRKNMLLATKQVCKEFTDLLSQDRSPLGNSRPQPILEPGIQSCLTHFSLISHGFGTPALCAAVTALQNYLTEAIKAMDKMYLNNNPNSHSDNGTKGGDKDEKHRK